In one window of Anaerolineae bacterium DNA:
- a CDS encoding homoserine kinase, with protein sequence MSPFSATAYAPATVANLGPGFDILGLALASPGDRVTVERNSSPGVTLKAITGHSDSLPLDPARNTACIAASHVLRQIAPEAGVTLTLEKGLPLASGLGSSAASAVAGAVAVNALFGSPLNRLELLPACVEAESVVSGRHADNVAPALLGGVVLVTGTTADAVHRLPAPPGLYLAVVTPDVAVPTAQARAVLPATVPLTAMVHQTAQVALLVHALYTGDVGLLARAAGGDRVIEPARAHLMPYLTAAKQVAAESGALNTIVSGAGPTLCALCDSQRSAEKTAAALVTFYQQMGLAAQGQATTVAPDGARVIDVR encoded by the coding sequence ATGTCTCCGTTCTCTGCGACAGCCTACGCCCCCGCTACAGTAGCCAATCTTGGCCCCGGTTTTGATATCTTGGGGTTAGCCCTGGCTTCCCCTGGTGATCGCGTCACTGTCGAACGCAATTCATCCCCCGGTGTAACCCTGAAAGCGATCACCGGCCACAGCGATTCACTGCCGCTTGATCCCGCCCGCAATACAGCTTGCATCGCCGCCAGCCATGTGCTCCGCCAGATTGCGCCGGAAGCAGGCGTTACCCTGACGCTGGAGAAAGGGTTGCCGCTGGCGAGTGGCCTTGGCAGCAGCGCGGCCAGCGCCGTCGCTGGCGCAGTCGCCGTAAACGCGTTGTTTGGCTCTCCCTTGAACCGGCTTGAACTCTTGCCGGCCTGTGTAGAAGCGGAGAGTGTGGTCAGTGGCCGCCATGCAGATAATGTGGCGCCGGCATTGCTTGGCGGCGTTGTGCTCGTTACCGGCACAACGGCTGATGCAGTTCACAGGCTACCCGCCCCACCCGGCCTGTACCTGGCTGTGGTGACGCCTGATGTGGCTGTACCAACGGCCCAGGCCCGCGCTGTCCTTCCTGCAACGGTTCCGCTGACAGCCATGGTTCACCAGACAGCACAGGTGGCTCTGCTGGTGCATGCGCTGTACACCGGCGATGTCGGCCTGCTCGCCAGGGCAGCAGGCGGTGACCGGGTGATCGAGCCTGCCCGTGCACATCTGATGCCTTACCTCACTGCAGCCAAACAGGTTGCTGCTGAAAGTGGCGCGCTCAACACGATCGTCAGCGGTGCCGGGCCTACCCTGTGTGCATTATGTGATAGCCAGCGCAGCGCCGAGAAGACAGCTGCTGCTCTTGTGACGTTCTATCAGCAGATGGGGTTGGCGGCTCAGGGCCAGGCGACCACGGTGGCTCCTGATGGCGCCCGCGTGATCGACGTGCGTTAG
- a CDS encoding threonine synthase yields the protein MQSVLKCIDCGAEYPLDRLVYTCVTCGGLLDVIHDLDALRGRVTRDLFDARLGALESPYRSGVWRFKELVYPDIADDLIISRPEGNTNLYHVPDLAEWAGLKHLWLKHEGENPTGSFKDRGMTGGVSQARRLGMNRVACASTGNTSASLASYAARGGMQAIVFFQEGQVALGKLAQAVAYGATCIQIPGDFDVAMRLVRQVAESLGIYLLNSVNPFRLEGQKTIVFEMLQQLRWEVPDWIVVPGGNLGNSSAFAKGLMELRELGLIDRLPRLAIVQAEGANPLYRGYRSGFSVHERVKAKTLATAIKIGDPVSYDKAVRALHWTNGVVEQVSDQEILDAKARIDASGIGCEPASACALAGARKLAEAGIIRPLERVVGVLTGHVLKDPGLIVDYHTNRIEGIHATYANPLLRVEPTLEAVQAILAEAESAGQQH from the coding sequence ATGCAAAGTGTCCTCAAATGCATAGATTGCGGCGCAGAGTACCCGCTTGACCGGCTTGTGTATACCTGTGTCACCTGCGGCGGGCTGCTGGATGTGATCCATGACCTGGATGCCCTGCGCGGACGGGTTACCCGCGATCTCTTTGACGCGCGACTTGGCGCCCTGGAGAGTCCCTATCGTAGCGGTGTATGGCGGTTCAAGGAGCTGGTCTATCCGGACATCGCTGATGATCTAATTATCTCCAGGCCGGAAGGCAACACCAATCTCTACCATGTCCCCGACCTAGCAGAGTGGGCCGGCCTCAAACATCTATGGCTGAAACATGAAGGGGAGAATCCGACTGGCTCCTTCAAAGATCGCGGTATGACAGGAGGCGTTAGCCAGGCACGACGGCTGGGGATGAACCGCGTGGCCTGTGCATCAACCGGCAACACATCGGCTTCCCTGGCCTCGTATGCGGCGCGGGGCGGCATGCAGGCAATTGTATTCTTCCAGGAGGGGCAGGTTGCCCTGGGCAAGCTGGCGCAGGCGGTCGCTTATGGCGCGACCTGCATCCAGATTCCGGGCGACTTTGACGTGGCGATGCGCCTGGTGCGGCAGGTTGCTGAGTCGCTGGGCATCTACCTGCTCAACTCGGTTAACCCGTTTCGTCTGGAAGGCCAGAAAACCATTGTCTTCGAGATGCTGCAGCAATTGCGCTGGGAAGTGCCGGACTGGATTGTGGTGCCCGGTGGCAACCTCGGCAACAGCTCAGCCTTCGCCAAAGGGCTAATGGAGTTGCGTGAACTAGGCTTGATCGATCGATTGCCGCGGCTGGCCATCGTCCAGGCAGAAGGCGCCAATCCACTCTACCGGGGCTATCGTAGCGGCTTCTCTGTGCATGAGCGAGTCAAGGCAAAAACCCTGGCGACCGCGATCAAGATCGGCGACCCGGTCAGCTATGACAAGGCGGTGCGGGCGCTCCATTGGACTAACGGCGTGGTGGAGCAGGTCAGCGACCAGGAGATCCTTGATGCCAAGGCACGTATCGACGCCAGTGGGATAGGATGCGAGCCAGCGTCTGCCTGTGCGCTGGCGGGCGCGCGTAAACTGGCCGAAGCTGGCATCATCCGTCCTTTGGAGCGCGTGGTGGGTGTGTTGACCGGCCATGTGCTCAAGGACCCTGGCCTGATTGTGGATTACCACACCAACCGCATCGAAGGCATCCACGCAACCTACGCCAACCCGTTGCTGCGGGTTGAGCCAACATTGGAAGCAGTCCAGGCCATATTAGCTGAGGCAGAATCTGCCGGTCAACAGCACTAG
- a CDS encoding PLP-dependent transferase → MTVPRQSIRSSRAVSPVSSALPGASTRAVHAGSSRRKPHHALTTPIFQTATFTFADTADLLAFVEGRYNDGEERREEYGRYGNPTIAAVERKLAALDSGDDAVLYASGMAAITSVLLASLPTGAHIIMTDDCYRRTRQFCQTYLQRLGITTTVVQMGDYAGMEAAIQAGRTRYLISETPTNPFLRVADLSRIAEIGRRYGVRTIIDSTFATPVNLRPLEWGIDLVIHSATKYLAGHNDLLAGVVIGRGSILQALREARGILGSVVDPQNAFLLERGLKTLALRVRQQNATAHAVAQYLERHPKIRRVWYPGLPSHPDHETAAAQMSGFGGVVTFEVDGTLQDTSRFIDAMRIPYIAPSLGGVESLIEQPAIISYYDQSPEERAALGIGDSLVRLAIGIEDAEDILEDLEQALRVV, encoded by the coding sequence ATGACTGTTCCGCGTCAGAGTATCCGCTCATCTCGCGCTGTTTCGCCTGTCTCATCAGCGCTGCCAGGCGCATCTACCCGCGCCGTCCATGCCGGGAGCAGCCGCCGCAAACCCCACCACGCCCTGACTACACCGATCTTTCAAACAGCGACTTTTACATTCGCCGACACGGCGGATCTGCTGGCCTTTGTGGAAGGCCGCTATAACGATGGAGAGGAACGCCGCGAGGAATACGGTCGCTATGGCAACCCGACCATCGCTGCCGTTGAGCGAAAGCTTGCTGCGCTGGACAGCGGCGACGACGCCGTGCTGTATGCCTCAGGCATGGCCGCGATTACGTCTGTGTTGCTGGCCAGCCTGCCCACCGGCGCGCATATCATCATGACCGATGATTGTTACCGCCGCACTCGCCAGTTTTGTCAGACTTACCTGCAGCGCCTGGGTATCACCACGACCGTTGTCCAGATGGGCGATTACGCCGGCATGGAAGCGGCTATCCAGGCTGGCAGGACACGCTATCTCATCTCAGAGACTCCAACCAACCCATTCCTACGGGTCGCTGACCTGAGCCGTATCGCCGAGATCGGGCGGCGCTACGGCGTGCGCACCATTATCGACAGTACGTTTGCTACGCCGGTTAACCTGCGCCCCCTGGAATGGGGCATCGATCTGGTGATCCACAGCGCCACCAAATATCTGGCCGGCCATAACGATCTGCTGGCGGGTGTTGTGATTGGTCGAGGAAGCATCCTGCAGGCCCTGCGGGAAGCGCGCGGCATCCTGGGTAGTGTCGTCGACCCGCAGAATGCCTTCTTGCTGGAACGGGGTCTCAAGACCCTTGCCTTGCGGGTGCGCCAGCAGAATGCTACCGCCCATGCTGTGGCGCAGTACCTTGAGCGCCACCCCAAGATTCGTCGTGTCTGGTATCCCGGCCTGCCCAGCCACCCCGATCACGAGACTGCAGCTGCGCAGATGTCAGGCTTCGGCGGTGTGGTCACCTTTGAAGTTGACGGTACGTTGCAGGACACCAGCCGTTTTATCGACGCAATGCGCATCCCCTACATTGCACCGAGCCTTGGCGGAGTCGAAAGCTTGATTGAACAGCCTGCGATCATTTCGTATTATGATCAATCGCCGGAAGAGCGTGCTGCGCTGGGCATCGGGGACAGCCTCGTCCGGTTGGCCATCGGTATCGAGGATGCCGAGGACATTCTGGAAGATCTGGAACAGGCCCTGCGGGTGGTCTAG
- a CDS encoding ABC transporter substrate-binding protein, with translation MAKKLGVLLAVLLVLTLVGPLQAQEPVTFIWGAYTNPVQLYSAVVTDGVSFFVLEQGCESLLAFDGATTNVIPSLATELTANEDLTVWTAKLREGVTFHDGTPFNAEAVAFNFNVWRLTDHPLHFDSQVYEYYEYMFDGFDDASLIQSIDIVDEYTVRFNLSRPYVQMPNTLAMPMFEIHSPAALEKYGEDYGTPTVGYVCTGPYKFVEWVTDDHVTQDLWDGYWGEIEGNVERIIQRVIPDNAARFAALQAGAIHGKENATPEEIALIEASDDLYYILRPSLNVFYLAFNYRIKEFHDPLVRQAISLALNRQAYVDAFYVAAEVANTFLPPLMWGYNPDVPMPEYNPDKAVELLAQAGFPNGFSEVTVLPLDDAGNVMLDAEGEKIPLTLFWMPVTRPYNPDGEGIGQAMAADLAAIGINVQLENAGDWATYLARRRTGDLIGLYQLGWTGDNGDPDNFSGYFFKNCNQPQEGYFNFPEICETLLQAGSLVNQADREPLYQQADAMLAETVGRITIAHSQVPLVFRSNVSGYIANPLGTELIRFVTVE, from the coding sequence ATGGCCAAGAAACTGGGTGTCCTGCTGGCGGTCTTGTTGGTCTTGACGCTTGTTGGCCCGCTGCAGGCGCAGGAGCCGGTCACCTTTATCTGGGGCGCCTATACGAACCCGGTGCAGCTGTACTCTGCCGTAGTGACTGACGGGGTGTCCTTCTTTGTGCTTGAGCAGGGCTGCGAGTCACTACTGGCTTTTGATGGGGCGACCACAAACGTGATTCCCAGCCTGGCTACCGAACTCACCGCCAATGAAGACCTGACGGTGTGGACGGCTAAGCTGCGCGAAGGCGTCACCTTCCATGATGGTACACCATTCAACGCCGAGGCGGTCGCTTTCAACTTCAACGTCTGGCGGCTTACCGATCATCCTCTGCACTTTGACTCGCAGGTGTACGAATACTATGAGTACATGTTCGATGGCTTCGATGATGCTTCGCTAATCCAGAGCATCGATATCGTTGACGAGTACACTGTGCGCTTCAACCTGTCCCGTCCGTACGTTCAGATGCCTAATACCCTGGCTATGCCCATGTTTGAAATTCATAGCCCGGCAGCACTGGAAAAATACGGCGAGGACTACGGTACGCCAACCGTGGGTTACGTCTGCACCGGCCCGTATAAATTCGTGGAGTGGGTGACTGACGACCATGTGACCCAAGATCTGTGGGATGGTTACTGGGGTGAGATCGAGGGCAATGTTGAACGGATTATCCAGCGCGTGATCCCTGACAATGCCGCCCGGTTTGCTGCGCTGCAGGCTGGTGCTATCCATGGCAAGGAGAACGCAACACCTGAAGAAATTGCCTTGATCGAAGCCTCGGATGACCTGTACTACATACTCCGCCCATCACTGAACGTCTTCTACCTAGCCTTCAACTACCGGATCAAGGAGTTCCATGATCCACTCGTGCGCCAGGCGATCTCGCTGGCACTGAATCGTCAGGCCTATGTGGACGCTTTCTACGTGGCGGCCGAAGTCGCGAATACGTTCCTTCCACCGCTGATGTGGGGTTACAACCCGGATGTACCGATGCCGGAATACAATCCGGATAAGGCTGTCGAGTTGCTGGCCCAGGCGGGCTTCCCCAACGGATTCTCCGAAGTCACTGTGCTGCCGCTCGATGATGCGGGCAATGTGATGCTTGACGCCGAAGGTGAGAAAATCCCGCTGACGCTGTTCTGGATGCCGGTGACACGCCCCTACAATCCAGACGGTGAAGGCATTGGCCAGGCGATGGCCGCGGACCTGGCGGCAATTGGCATCAATGTCCAGCTAGAGAACGCGGGTGACTGGGCAACGTACCTGGCCCGCCGCCGAACCGGCGACCTGATCGGTCTGTATCAGCTTGGCTGGACGGGCGATAACGGCGATCCGGACAACTTCAGCGGCTACTTCTTCAAGAACTGCAACCAGCCTCAGGAAGGCTACTTCAACTTCCCGGAGATCTGCGAAACGCTGCTGCAGGCCGGTAGCCTGGTGAATCAGGCCGATCGTGAGCCACTGTACCAACAGGCGGATGCTATGCTGGCCGAGACAGTTGGACGGATCACCATCGCTCATAGCCAGGTACCGTTGGTTTTCCGTAGTAATGTCTCCGGCTACATCGCCAACCCGCTGGGTACCGAGCTGATCCGGTTTGTGACAGTCGAGTAA
- a CDS encoding ABC transporter permease yields the protein MTRYIIRRIFETLPVLIGASIVVFLLVHLIPGGPEVVLLGERGSETNVAELRARLGLDRPLYEQYLIYVGNILRGDLGRSVAGNIPIADELRQRFPATVELSLVALTIAVVVGVPLGIISSVQRGSWIDTGTMLGSLVGVSMPIFWLGLLLLWIFGVALGWLPFIGRLSPNVEIQTVTGLHMVDAVFTGNWSGLVDAFKHLILPSVTLSTIPIAIIARITRSAMLEVLHMDYIRTARAKGLRERTVILGHALRNAMLPVVTVIGLQLGSLLAGAVLTETIFSWPGIGRWLFNSIQGRDYAIVQSVTLVITFIFVVVNLIVDLSYAWLNPRIRYE from the coding sequence ATGACTCGATACATTATCCGGCGCATTTTCGAAACACTCCCTGTACTCATTGGCGCGTCCATTGTGGTCTTCTTGCTGGTGCACCTGATTCCTGGCGGCCCGGAAGTAGTGCTACTGGGAGAACGGGGCAGCGAGACCAACGTTGCTGAATTGCGCGCAAGGTTAGGGCTGGATCGGCCTCTCTACGAGCAGTACCTGATCTATGTTGGAAACATATTGCGGGGTGACCTGGGTCGATCCGTTGCCGGTAATATTCCAATCGCGGATGAGTTGCGGCAGCGCTTCCCTGCGACAGTCGAGCTGTCACTGGTCGCCTTGACGATTGCGGTGGTTGTGGGTGTACCGCTGGGAATCATCTCATCGGTGCAACGAGGATCCTGGATTGACACCGGGACGATGCTAGGGTCTCTTGTCGGGGTCTCCATGCCGATCTTCTGGCTGGGATTGTTATTACTGTGGATCTTTGGCGTAGCTCTGGGGTGGTTGCCGTTCATTGGACGGTTGAGTCCGAATGTAGAAATCCAGACAGTCACCGGGCTGCACATGGTGGACGCCGTTTTTACCGGCAACTGGTCAGGCTTAGTCGATGCCTTCAAACACCTGATCTTGCCCTCGGTCACCCTGAGCACGATTCCGATCGCGATTATTGCCCGTATCACCCGCTCAGCCATGCTAGAAGTGCTGCATATGGATTATATCCGGACGGCACGCGCCAAGGGATTGCGGGAGCGAACTGTGATTCTGGGTCATGCCCTTCGTAACGCGATGTTACCGGTGGTCACGGTGATCGGCTTGCAGCTCGGTTCGCTGCTGGCTGGCGCGGTACTGACTGAGACGATCTTTTCCTGGCCGGGGATAGGCCGCTGGCTGTTCAACAGCATACAGGGGCGCGATTATGCCATCGTGCAATCGGTCACGCTGGTCATCACGTTCATCTTTGTTGTTGTCAATCTGATCGTTGACCTTTCGTACGCCTGGTTGAACCCGCGGATAAGGTACGAATAG
- a CDS encoding ABC transporter permease, producing MGQVNSTQAPPLALGIEEAPYLSEWQSLWLRFKRNKSARIGTVIVILYVAVALLVPLLDHYNPLRDQDLSARFSPPSLEHPFGADNIGRDVMRRVGHGASVSLVVSLLSVSVSVLIGVTLGEIAGFMSGWTDSVIMRFMDIILAFPSLLLAIALVAIFGPGLRNAMLAIAVVNIPVYARLARSMSISIRNEDYVMAAHSVGAKPGHILLRHVLPNSLAPLIVQATLGLGTAVVETAALGFLGLGQQAPYPELGKMLAESQQYLVTGAWWGMVFPGISITLVVLGFNLLGDGLRDTLDPRLRGTD from the coding sequence ATGGGACAGGTCAATTCCACACAGGCACCCCCCCTTGCGCTGGGCATAGAGGAGGCACCGTACCTCTCAGAATGGCAATCGCTGTGGCTGCGCTTCAAGCGCAACAAAAGTGCGCGGATTGGCACCGTGATTGTGATCCTCTATGTAGCGGTGGCGCTGCTGGTACCGCTGCTGGATCACTATAACCCGTTGCGCGACCAGGATCTGTCAGCCCGTTTCAGTCCACCCAGTCTGGAGCATCCCTTTGGAGCAGACAACATTGGGCGTGATGTGATGCGCCGGGTAGGGCATGGCGCCAGTGTCTCACTAGTAGTGAGTCTTCTCTCGGTTTCGGTATCAGTGTTGATCGGGGTAACCCTGGGCGAAATTGCTGGATTCATGAGCGGCTGGACCGACAGCGTGATCATGCGGTTTATGGACATCATCCTGGCCTTTCCATCTTTGCTGCTGGCCATCGCGCTGGTTGCCATCTTTGGACCCGGTCTGCGAAATGCAATGCTGGCGATTGCAGTCGTCAACATCCCGGTTTATGCCCGGTTGGCCCGTTCAATGTCAATCAGCATTCGCAATGAAGACTATGTGATGGCGGCGCATAGTGTTGGGGCCAAGCCAGGGCATATTCTCCTGCGGCATGTTCTGCCAAATAGCCTCGCGCCATTGATTGTCCAGGCGACGCTGGGGCTGGGAACGGCCGTCGTCGAAACAGCAGCGCTGGGCTTTCTGGGGCTAGGCCAGCAAGCGCCTTATCCTGAACTGGGAAAGATGCTGGCGGAAAGCCAGCAGTATCTGGTCACCGGGGCATGGTGGGGAATGGTATTTCCGGGTATCAGCATCACGCTGGTAGTTCTGGGCTTCAACCTGCTGGGGGATGGTCTACGCGACACGCTGGACCCCAGACTGCGTGGTACCGATTAA
- the ugpC gene encoding sn-glycerol-3-phosphate ABC transporter ATP-binding protein UgpC: protein MASVTFRNVTKRFGDTEAVSHLNLNIADQEFLVLVGPSGCGKSTSLRMLAGLEEITEGEILIGDRVVNNVAPKDRDIAMVFQSYALYPHMTVYDNMAFGLRLRKTPKALIDERVRRAAKELGIEQLLDRRPRQLSGGQRQRVAVGRAIVREPAVFLMDEPLSNLDAKLRVEARAFIQKLHQNLGTTFIYVTHDQVEAMTMGTRIAVLNAGVLQQLDTPSHLYRHPRNRFVAGFIGSPSMNFFDAVLKEEDGRLVVESDIFKVTVPAEYESRYTAYKNKPVIFGMRPENIHDPNYQPPETQTAIVEANVDVVEQMGNEMIVYFESNGKTFLGRLDPRTSARVGMRMGVAFDMANMHLFDAETDEAIWLPDEVKAALEK from the coding sequence GTGGCAAGTGTGACGTTTCGGAACGTGACGAAGCGCTTTGGCGACACGGAGGCGGTCTCTCACCTCAACCTGAACATCGCCGACCAGGAATTCCTGGTGCTCGTCGGCCCGTCGGGTTGCGGTAAGTCCACCAGTCTGCGGATGCTCGCCGGCCTAGAGGAAATCACCGAAGGTGAGATCCTCATCGGGGACCGCGTGGTGAATAATGTCGCGCCGAAGGACCGCGACATCGCCATGGTGTTCCAGAGCTATGCGCTTTACCCGCACATGACGGTCTATGACAACATGGCGTTCGGCCTCCGGCTGCGCAAGACGCCCAAGGCGCTCATTGACGAGCGCGTGCGTCGTGCCGCCAAGGAGCTTGGCATCGAGCAACTGCTCGACCGTCGTCCGCGCCAGCTCTCCGGTGGTCAGCGTCAGCGTGTCGCCGTCGGCCGTGCTATCGTCCGTGAGCCTGCCGTATTCCTTATGGACGAGCCGCTTTCCAACCTGGATGCCAAGCTGCGTGTTGAGGCCCGTGCCTTCATCCAGAAGCTGCATCAGAACCTGGGCACCACCTTCATCTACGTCACGCACGACCAGGTTGAGGCTATGACGATGGGTACCCGCATCGCCGTCCTCAATGCTGGTGTGCTCCAGCAGCTCGACACCCCGTCGCATCTTTACCGTCATCCGCGCAACCGGTTTGTTGCCGGGTTCATCGGCAGCCCATCGATGAACTTCTTCGATGCCGTTCTTAAGGAAGAAGATGGCAGGCTTGTAGTGGAATCGGATATCTTCAAGGTTACCGTCCCTGCCGAGTACGAGAGCCGCTATACCGCCTACAAGAACAAGCCGGTGATCTTCGGTATGCGCCCGGAGAACATTCACGATCCCAACTACCAGCCTCCCGAAACTCAGACGGCCATCGTGGAAGCCAATGTCGACGTGGTCGAGCAGATGGGTAACGAGATGATCGTTTACTTCGAGAGCAACGGCAAGACCTTCCTGGGCCGTCTCGATCCGCGCACCAGTGCCCGCGTGGGTATGCGCATGGGCGTCGCCTTTGATATGGCTAACATGCACCTCTTCGATGCCGAGACCGACGAGGCCATCTGGCTGCCGGATGAGGTCAAGGCGGCGCTGGAGAAGTAG
- the purH gene encoding bifunctional phosphoribosylaminoimidazolecarboxamide formyltransferase/IMP cyclohydrolase, whose protein sequence is MPRALLSVSDKTDLLPFAQTLSELGWDLIASGGTADVLRSQGLAVVPVEVVTGLPAMLGGRVKTLHPAIHAGILARDTEEDMEDLRRHGYAPISMVVCNLYPFESTIRRAGVTLEEAIENIDIGGVALIRAAAKNFQRVAVVTSPQDYGQISAFLRTAGEIPSEVRRELAVKAFAYTRNYDTAIHAFLQADSSALEHLPDSLSLSLFRVSQLRYGENPHQDAAFYGLHPDAQPLGGELLSGKELSYNNLLDLDAAWRAAEAFSDPTAVIVKHQSPTGIATNDTIALAFGQALASDPISAFGGVIAVNRMVDDALVVALNDLFIEAIAAPDFAPSAVEALARSRKNCRLVRMFPLSRPDRLSLRSIRGGFLAQTIDPGDPADATWKIVTKRKPTPEETLTLHFAWKCVQFVPSNAIVLAQPGATVGVGGGLPSRVDAAQLAIQKAGARSVGAVLASDAFFPFPDVVELAAQAGVAAIVQPGGSIRDASVIEAADSAGIAMVFTGIRHFLH, encoded by the coding sequence ATGCCACGCGCGCTCCTGAGTGTTTCCGATAAAACTGATCTTCTCCCTTTTGCTCAAACTCTGTCCGAACTGGGCTGGGACCTCATTGCCAGCGGCGGAACTGCTGATGTCTTGCGCAGCCAGGGTCTGGCCGTTGTCCCGGTGGAGGTTGTAACCGGTCTACCGGCCATGCTCGGTGGCCGGGTCAAGACCCTTCATCCAGCCATTCATGCTGGAATTCTCGCGCGGGACACCGAAGAGGATATGGAAGACTTGCGACGTCATGGTTACGCGCCCATCAGCATGGTTGTCTGTAATCTCTATCCTTTTGAAAGCACCATAAGGCGCGCCGGGGTGACGCTTGAAGAGGCCATCGAAAATATCGATATCGGTGGTGTCGCTCTCATTCGCGCCGCGGCCAAGAACTTCCAGCGTGTGGCGGTGGTCACCAGCCCGCAAGACTACGGGCAAATCAGCGCCTTTCTCCGCACGGCTGGTGAGATCCCATCTGAAGTTCGCCGTGAACTGGCTGTAAAGGCCTTTGCCTATACCAGGAACTACGATACCGCCATTCACGCCTTCCTGCAGGCTGACTCGTCTGCGCTGGAACACCTGCCCGACTCGCTATCGCTGAGCCTCTTCCGGGTTAGCCAGTTACGTTATGGCGAAAACCCGCATCAGGACGCTGCTTTCTATGGCTTGCACCCAGACGCCCAACCACTGGGTGGGGAACTACTGAGCGGCAAGGAACTTTCATACAACAATCTCCTTGATCTCGATGCAGCTTGGCGAGCAGCTGAAGCCTTCAGTGATCCAACTGCCGTGATCGTCAAGCATCAGTCACCCACCGGTATTGCCACCAATGACACGATTGCCCTGGCCTTTGGACAGGCCCTGGCTTCCGATCCCATCTCGGCGTTCGGGGGAGTCATCGCGGTCAACCGCATGGTGGATGACGCCTTGGTCGTGGCGCTAAATGATCTCTTTATCGAAGCCATAGCCGCTCCAGATTTCGCTCCCTCTGCTGTTGAGGCGCTTGCACGTTCGCGCAAGAATTGCAGGCTGGTTCGGATGTTTCCCCTCTCGCGGCCAGACCGCTTGAGCCTGCGCAGCATCCGGGGGGGCTTTCTGGCGCAGACAATCGATCCCGGCGATCCGGCTGATGCTACCTGGAAGATTGTCACCAAACGCAAACCCACGCCTGAAGAGACACTAACCCTGCACTTTGCCTGGAAATGTGTGCAGTTTGTCCCATCTAACGCGATTGTTCTGGCTCAGCCTGGCGCTACGGTTGGCGTAGGCGGCGGCCTGCCCAGCCGGGTGGATGCGGCCCAGCTGGCTATACAGAAAGCAGGCGCTAGAAGCGTGGGAGCAGTGCTGGCATCGGACGCTTTCTTCCCTTTCCCTGATGTCGTGGAACTCGCGGCACAGGCCGGCGTTGCGGCGATCGTTCAGCCCGGCGGCTCTATCCGTGACGCCAGCGTGATTGAGGCTGCTGATTCCGCTGGCATTGCTATGGTCTTCACCGGAATCCGGCATTTTCTGCACTGA